The genomic interval CTGCTCTGGTCGTGCCTGAGAGATCTCCCAGTTCTGGCAGAATTTGCAGTTCAAATTACAACCGGCAGTGGCTATGGAAAAGGCATCAGTTCCGGGAAGGAAATGAAAGAAAGGTTTCTTCTCAATCGGATCCTGATGAAAAGAACAGGCTAAGCCATAGACCAGAGTATAATAAATCCCTTTCTGGTTTTCCCTGACCCCGCAGTAACCCCGCTCCCTGTCACCTACTTTGCATTTTCTGGGACAGAGCTGACACTCGACTTCTTTATGATCAAGTTTCTTGTAATACTTTGCCTCGACGTGAGAGAGCTTCCCAGTTGAACTCAGAGCATAAGCTGTATCTGGAATAGATATAAAAGGTATCTTCGTAATCAGATTTGAGCAGAGTGCACCACCGGCACCTGCTAGGGAATATTTGAAAAACTCTCTTCGTTTAAGCCTTTTCATTCTTTTTTTAATTAGACATTAATCTCTATCTTATCAATTTCTTCCAAAGAAGCTTTTCCTAAGTTATGATTTTTATCCGCCGCTGTAAAGACATACTTGGGACTCAAGCCTGACTTCTCAAGAGTCGGTAGATTTTTCTTCTGTCTTAACTGGTCTATTATCTGAGAGCCGACAAAATCTAAAGCCACAGGATCAGAGCTTATGAGTACTCCACCATAGACTTCATTCCAGGAAGGATGATATGATGGACCTCCTTTATACTGAACAGTCAAAGCATCACAGATGATCAACCTGCTCTGATTTTTAATTTCCGGGAGAGCATTCAAATCCGCGATAAAAGGGTCACCACCATCCTCGTGATATTTATTGGGATTGTTGATCGCACCATAATAGTTCTTTAAGGCACAGCTTATTCCAGCCAGACTATGGTCTTTTAAAGCAGGCAGATCGACCTGAACGTTGGTGTAATTTAATAAAATATTGCTCACCAGGCTTCCGATGTTCAGATGCTCATATAAATTATTTGAGTATCCGACTCCATCCGTGTCAGTCCCGAAACAGCGCAAACCATCGCCTTTGCAATTCAGCGGAAAACCGACTTCCTCCAGCTCATCATTCGACCTGTCCCAGATGATGATATTCTTTTCTTTAGTTCCGCTTTGTTTGAGCAAATTGGCAAAGGCTACGGCAAATTCAGGATGAGTCGAAGCCCCTTTCCCTGCCAGACAATTTACTTTCAAACCCAATACATCCTGGGGAGAATAATGTCTCCTGATACTATCCCTGAAATCAAGGTCTCCACTGAGCGTTTGAAGACCTTTTTTGAGCAT from Candidatus Zixiibacteriota bacterium carries:
- a CDS encoding DUF362 domain-containing protein; protein product: MSKSRVVIVRSEKVLSKSKQIDSFVLSEMLKKGLQTLSGDLDFRDSIRRHYSPQDVLGLKVNCLAGKGASTHPEFAVAFANLLKQSGTKEKNIIIWDRSNDELEEVGFPLNCKGDGLRCFGTDTDGVGYSNNLYEHLNIGSLVSNILLNYTNVQVDLPALKDHSLAGISCALKNYYGAINNPNKYHEDGGDPFIADLNALPEIKNQSRLIICDALTVQYKGGPSYHPSWNEVYGGVLISSDPVALDFVGSQIIDQLRQKKNLPTLEKSGLSPKYVFTAADKNHNLGKASLEEIDKIEINV